A segment of the Necator americanus strain Aroian chromosome IV, whole genome shotgun sequence genome:
GATATTTATCGTATTTGACCGGAATTGTGTTCTGAAGATATATGAAATGATGTAATGAGTTCGTTATTCTTTTTCCCTTTATGTGCTTATGAACATAAATGACTAGCAAAAGTAAGCGAGAAGATTTCTAAGATTCTCTGACTGTTTATTTCTTAGCACAGTTTAATTTCATGGTTTCTAGAAACCTTATTTTTACCTTATAACAGTTCTTTTTTAGGATCGCGCTGGTCGCCGCTTGGGTTCCCTTCGTGTACTTAACTCATACTGGGTTGGAGAGGACTCCACGTACAAGTTCTACGAAGTTATCCTAATCGATCCCTTCCACAAAGCTATCCGTCGCAATCCAGATACTCAATGGATCACCAAGCCTGTACAAAAGCATCGCGAGTTGCGCGGTCTTACTTCGGCAGGGAAGAAGTCGCGAGGACTCGGAAAAGGATGGCGGTACGCTGCAACCCGCGGAGGATCCCAAGCAAAGAACTGGAAGAGAAAGAACACCACAGTTTTCCGCAGATTCCGTTAAATTTATGCTATTTACTTGTTACTTTTGGTTCGTTGATTGTTATGCTACACACCAGAATAACAAGGTTGTT
Coding sequences within it:
- a CDS encoding hypothetical protein (NECATOR_CHRIV.G14580.T1), coding for MGAYKYMQEIWRKKQSDAMRYLLRIRTWQYRQLSAVHRVSRPTRPEKARRMGYRAKQGYVIYRVRVRRGNRKRPVTKGQTYGKPKTHGVNELKFARSKQAIAEDRAGRRLGSLRVLNSYWVGEDSTYKFYEVILIDPFHKAIRRNPDTQWITKPVQKHRELRGLTSAGKKSRGLGKGWRYAATRGGSQAKNWKRKNTTVFRRFR